The Nitratidesulfovibrio sp. SRB-5 genomic sequence CGTCGGGGATGCTGTGCGGCAGTACCAGTACGGCTGGGGCGTCGTTGTGTGGTGCGGCATCGCCGCCGGTATCGCCACTTTTGCCAGCGCCGCCGGTTCCATTGTGTCCTGTTGCCGCGGTCCCGTTCGGCGGCGCGAATTCGCGGGGCCTGTGCGCCAGGTGTGCCCGCCCCAAGGCCCTGCCCGGCGAGGCGCAGGCCCCGCGCAGCAGCGGCGCGCCGTCCATGCCGTCCTGATGCGCGGCGGATGGGGGCCGGGTCCCGGCCATGCGCAGGGGGCGGGCCTGCAACAGAAGCACCGCGCCGGTGGCTTCATGCACTGCCCATTCGATGTCCTGCGGGCCGTCCTCCACGCCTTCCACCATGCGGGCCAGCCGCACCAGCGTGGCCAGTTCCGGCGGCGACAGCGTGGGGGCTTCGGCGTCTTCCGGGGGGACAGGACGCCGGACCAGCGTGCCGTCCGGTTCCAGTGTTTCGCGCAGGGTCTTGCGGGCGATGCGTGTTTCCACGTCGCCCGCCCGCACCGCCGCCGGGTCACGCGCGGGCAGGTAGACGTCCGCCGGGGCGGCCCCGTCCACGGCCAGCGTGCCCAGGCCCGGCACGGCCACCACCAGCATGCGCTCGTCGTCGGCCTGATAGCTGCCCGGCGAACGGGCAGGGTCGCGCGTGAACAGCACCCCGGCGGTGCGGGCGGGCACCATGGCCTGGCACAGCACGGCCATGTCCGCCTCGCCGCGCGGCAGGCCCATGTGCCGCCGGTAGGCCAGGGCGCGCTGGCCAAAGGCACTGGCTGCCACTTCGCGCAGGGCGTCCAGCAGTGCTTCCGGCGTGCGGACGCCCAGCACCGTGGCGTATTGCCCGGCAAAGGAATGCTCTGCCCTGTCCTCCGCCGTGCCGCTGCTGCGCGCCGCCAACAGCAACGGACCGTGCTCCGGGGGCAGGCCTGCCGCCAGATCAGCCCATGCCCGGCGCACCGCCTGTTCCACTTCGGCGGGCATGGGGGCGGCCAGGATGGCTTCGCGGATGCGCGCGGTGGTCACCGCAAGGCTGCCCGGATCGGCCTCGGCCACGTCCAGCAGGCGGCGCAGCTGTGCCTCCAGCCCCGGCGCGGCCAGCAGGCGGGCCACCGCCGTGGCGGTAACCACGAACCCGGGCGGCACCGGCAGCCCGTAGCCGCGCAGCCGTGCCAGCGTGGCGGCCTTGGTGCCTGCCAGACCGGCCTGTTCCGGCGGCAGGTCGTCCAGTGAAAGACACAGAATCTCCCCCTCCCGCGCCGGGTCAGTGTCCGCGCCCAGTTGCTCCACCCGCCCCGCGATGCCCCCGTACGCCCCGAACAGGCCGGGATGCGCCCCGTCGGACAGCAGGTCCAGGCCGTCCACCAGCTCGCCGGTCAGCGAGACCAGTTCTTCCACCAGTTCGCGGCGGGTAGTGCCTGATGTGCCGTCGAAACCGGCCAGGCATTCCAGCGCCCGCCCGTTGTTTTCCAGCAGGATGCGGAAGGCGTGATAGCGGGCTTTCAGCGTGTCCAGCGCCGCTGCCTGCCGCGCGGCCCTGCGTGCGCGCCAGCGTTCCAGAAGGTGGTGCAGCATGGTCAACCCCGTGCCTGCCGCTGCGAATGTTCGCGCAGCAGGCGGAAATCCGTGGCCGCGCGCACCAGGTCGGCGTCGTCGTTCAAGGTGGTGTCCACCTGCCGGGTAAAGGCCGTCAGCATGCCCAGCGCGCCCACGGCGTCGCGCAGGGCGGCGTGTTCCATGGCGCGCAGCCTGCCGGTGACCATGTCGCCGCGCATGCGGGTGGCGAAGCCAAGCTCTTCCAGCACGTTGCGTACAAGATGGGCGCGGCGCACCCGCCGGGCCGGATCGGCCATGCCCCCCGCAAAGCGGAAATAGGCGTGGTTGCGGTTGGGATTGTCGCTCAGCAGCACGTCCAGCACGGTGAAATGGTAGCCGAGACGCAGGGTGAGGTTGAGGTAGTCGCGCCCGGCGATGGCCAGGTTGGCCCCGGTGGCGGCCCACTCTGCATGCGGTCCGGCCCCGTTCGCGGCATTGCCCGCCCCGCCAGCCATCCCGGACAGGATGTCGCCCGCGCGCAGCCGGGCAGGGCGGTGGGACCACGCGCCCTCTGCGCGCAACCCGTCCAGAAAGGCCAGCAGGGGCGCGCTGCGCACGGCGGACAGGTCCATCCATGCGTCGCCCCCCGACAGTGCGCCCGCCCCGTCCGCCATGCCGGGCGGCACGGCCACGCCGTCGCCCACGTCCAGCAGGCGCAGGTCCAGCGGCAGGTTCAGCCGTACCCTGTGCACGCGCGGCGCAGCCAGTTCGGGGCGGGTGTCGCGCAGGTTGATCAGCGCCTCCACGGACATTTCGTGGCAGAAGTGCAGGATGTCGTGGTAGGTGCGGCAGCCCGCCGGAGAAAAGTCGGGCGCGTCGGGGTCCACCAGGTCCAGCGGGGCCACCAGACGCAGCAGGCGGCGCAGGGTGCGGTATTCCGGCGCGGCGGGGTGCAGGTCTTCGTTCGCGTCCGTGGTGTGCAGCAGCCCTTCCACCGCGCCCTGGTAGAGCACCGTGCCGCCTGCGTCCAGGGTGACGATGTCGCCTGGCCTGGCTGCGTCGCACACGCCGGGCATGCCGAACACGGCGGGTACGCGCAGTTCGCGCGCCACGGTGGCCAGATGACCGGCGGTGGTGCCGAATTCGGTGACCAGCCCGGCCAGCCTGCCAAGCAGGGGGGCCAGGTTGGGCGAGGCGGCGCGCGCCACGCCGATGCCGCCCAGCGGGCAGTCCTCCGGTCTGGTGGCTTCCGTCAGGCGCACCACGCCGCCCGCGGCCACGCCCATCTGTACGGTCTGTCCGCCGTGCCGCAGTATGTGCATGGCGTGGGCGTCGTCCGCGTTGCCTTCCGAATCGGCTGGTTCCTCCGGCTGGTCCTGCGGGTTTGTCGCCAGCCGCACCGTGGACGGGTGAACCCCCAGCAGCACGCAGCGTCCCTCCGGGTCCATGCCCCAGCGTAGTTCCACCGGTTGCCCGGCCAGGCGTTCCGCCGCCATGGCCAAGCCGGCCAGCCCCTGCAGGAAGGGCGGCTCCAGCAGGGCGGAGCCGCGCAGCAGGCCGCGCAGCGAATCGGAAGGAGCCAGCGGCTCGTGGCCGTCCGGCAGGGGGGCATTGGCGGCGCGTTGGGGAATTTCGCAACACAGCAGGTCGAAGGGATGCACCCGCGACAGGGCGTAGCGGTCGGTGGACACGCGGGGGGCGTGCTCCGCTGCGTCTCCAGAGGAAAACCGGGCCTCCACCAGCACGGCATGGCGCACAGGCCCCATGGGCGCGTGGCTGTGCAGCCAGCCGGAAACGGGCAGGGGAGATTCCGGCAGGATCAGGGCCACCTCGCCATGGGCGCTGCCCGCCTTGCCTGTCGTCGCGGCATCACCCGTCACGTCCCGCAACATATCCTGCAATGCAGGGGACAGCATGTCGGGGGCCACCCCGGTACGTTCCGCTTCGCGCTCCGCCGGGCGGCCTGTCTCGTCCACCGCGCTGATCCGCAGGGTGAAGGATGCGGTGCCGCTGCCCATCCGCACGGCCCGGTCGTGCAGGTCTCGCGCAACGACTTCGGCGTTGGCGCCACCGACCGCAAGCACCGCGCAGCCGGTCGTGCCCGTCACCAGCGCATCCGCGATGCGCGCCCCGTGGTGGCGGGCCAGCCGGGCCAGGCATGCCGCCTCGAATCCTGCCGTCGGTTCCTGCTCCCAATCCACGTCGCGCACGTCCGCAACCATGCCGGACAGGCTTCCCGCAGCCGCTCCCGCGCCCGTGTCCGAACCCGGTCCCGCGCCGTCCATGCCCGCCGCCAGCACGCCGCCCAGCGCACCGCGCAGTTCCTCGTACCTGTCGTACAGTGCCACGTAACCGTTCCCGGTCAGCGCGTTGAGGTTGTAGACCACGTGATGCACCAGCCGCGACAGTTCGTGCACCGAAGCCTCCAGAAAGGCCCGGTCGAAGATGTACGCGCCGCCGAGGGCTTGGTCCATTTCCGCCATGCGTTCCATCGCCTGCGTGTTGCAGGCCAGAATGCGCCGGAAGTTCTGGAACAGCGCCCGGATGCGCCAGCGGGTATCCGCCGGGGGCTGCGCGTTCGCGCGTCTGGAAAACGGCCACCACATGCGCGCCCCCCTACATGCCGTTTCCGGTGCTGCCCCCGCCGCGCAACTCCGCCTCGATGCGCCGTACGCAGTCCAGAATGTCGCCCAGCTTGAACGGCTTGGCCACGAAGTCGAACGCGCCCTTGCGGAACGATTCCTTGGCCGTGTCCAGCGTGGCGAACCCGGTAATGACCACGATGCGCGCCTGCGGCAGTATCTGGTGGGTACGTTCCACCACCTGCAGGCCGTCGGCCCCTTCCATCTTCAGGTCCGTGACCACCACGTCGAACGCGGTTTCTTCTATGCGCCGCAGGGCAGCGGCGCTGTCGGTGTAGGTCTCCACCTCGTAGCCCGCCTTCTGGAAGGCGGGTTTCAGCCGCTTGCAGACGATGGGTTCGTCGTCAAGCACCAGGATGCGCAGTCGTGACGGCATGTCCGCCTCCCTTCCGTTCGATCCGGTCGTCATGGTGTGTGGCGACGACAGTGGAAATTGCCTCCATGAAGGTCCGCACGTGGTCCGCCACCTGTGCGTCGCTGTGCATGCGGGCGTCCAGCTGGCGGGCATAGCCCACCAGTCCGCCCAGCATGCGCATGCGCAGCAGCATGCGCGGTTCCGACAGTTTCTTGATACGGCCTACCACGAGGTCGCCGTGAACCTCCACGCGAAAGTCGAAGCGTTCCAGCACCTCGGCCACGAAGCGGGCCCGGCGCGAGCGCCGCACCAGCTCCGTAACCCCGCCAAGGAACCGGAAGTAGATGTAGTTGTCGTTGATGGTGCTGCCTATGTAGGCGTCGATGATGTTGAAATGGTAGCCCAGGCGCATGTTCACGTTCATGTATTCGCGCAGCACCACGGCCAGGTTGCGGCCCACCTCGCGCGGGCCCGCCTGCGAGGCGCTGAAGGTGCGCGTGAAGCTGGACATGAAGCTGCCAAGGTCCACCGGCACCGGGGCCGTGTCCCACATGCCCGATTCGGTCAGCCCGTCCAGAAAGGCGCGCAGCGGCACGGAGCATACCTGCCCGGTGACCAGCCCAGCCTCTTCGGGCAGGCATTCGGTGCCGCCGCCCGCGTCGATGACGGTAAGCCCCAGCGGCGGGCCGTCCAGCAGGCGGCGGGCCGGGGCGTGGTGCAGCGCCTCGTGCCGCTGGCTGAGGTCCACCAGCGT encodes the following:
- a CDS encoding PEP-utilizing enzyme gives rise to the protein MWWPFSRRANAQPPADTRWRIRALFQNFRRILACNTQAMERMAEMDQALGGAYIFDRAFLEASVHELSRLVHHVVYNLNALTGNGYVALYDRYEELRGALGGVLAAGMDGAGPGSDTGAGAAAGSLSGMVADVRDVDWEQEPTAGFEAACLARLARHHGARIADALVTGTTGCAVLAVGGANAEVVARDLHDRAVRMGSGTASFTLRISAVDETGRPAEREAERTGVAPDMLSPALQDMLRDVTGDAATTGKAGSAHGEVALILPESPLPVSGWLHSHAPMGPVRHAVLVEARFSSGDAAEHAPRVSTDRYALSRVHPFDLLCCEIPQRAANAPLPDGHEPLAPSDSLRGLLRGSALLEPPFLQGLAGLAMAAERLAGQPVELRWGMDPEGRCVLLGVHPSTVRLATNPQDQPEEPADSEGNADDAHAMHILRHGGQTVQMGVAAGGVVRLTEATRPEDCPLGGIGVARAASPNLAPLLGRLAGLVTEFGTTAGHLATVARELRVPAVFGMPGVCDAARPGDIVTLDAGGTVLYQGAVEGLLHTTDANEDLHPAAPEYRTLRRLLRLVAPLDLVDPDAPDFSPAGCRTYHDILHFCHEMSVEALINLRDTRPELAAPRVHRVRLNLPLDLRLLDVGDGVAVPPGMADGAGALSGGDAWMDLSAVRSAPLLAFLDGLRAEGAWSHRPARLRAGDILSGMAGGAGNAANGAGPHAEWAATGANLAIAGRDYLNLTLRLGYHFTVLDVLLSDNPNRNHAYFRFAGGMADPARRVRRAHLVRNVLEELGFATRMRGDMVTGRLRAMEHAALRDAVGALGMLTAFTRQVDTTLNDDADLVRAATDFRLLREHSQRQARG
- a CDS encoding response regulator, coding for MPSRLRILVLDDEPIVCKRLKPAFQKAGYEVETYTDSAAALRRIEETAFDVVVTDLKMEGADGLQVVERTHQILPQARIVVITGFATLDTAKESFRKGAFDFVAKPFKLGDILDCVRRIEAELRGGGSTGNGM
- a CDS encoding PEP/pyruvate-binding domain-containing protein — its product is MLHHLLERWRARRAARQAAALDTLKARYHAFRILLENNGRALECLAGFDGTSGTTRRELVEELVSLTGELVDGLDLLSDGAHPGLFGAYGGIAGRVEQLGADTDPAREGEILCLSLDDLPPEQAGLAGTKAATLARLRGYGLPVPPGFVVTATAVARLLAAPGLEAQLRRLLDVAEADPGSLAVTTARIREAILAAPMPAEVEQAVRRAWADLAAGLPPEHGPLLLAARSSGTAEDRAEHSFAGQYATVLGVRTPEALLDALREVAASAFGQRALAYRRHMGLPRGEADMAVLCQAMVPARTAGVLFTRDPARSPGSYQADDERMLVVAVPGLGTLAVDGAAPADVYLPARDPAAVRAGDVETRIARKTLRETLEPDGTLVRRPVPPEDAEAPTLSPPELATLVRLARMVEGVEDGPQDIEWAVHEATGAVLLLQARPLRMAGTRPPSAAHQDGMDGAPLLRGACASPGRALGRAHLAHRPREFAPPNGTAATGHNGTGGAGKSGDTGGDAAPHNDAPAVLVLPHSIPDAATHLDGYAAIMVEAGNPADHLSCVARERAIPMLVGVAGAMNLAEGAGVLVDAGRGAVLEVPDALWDGVLAATRREAARRRTPHDRETPGERELRSLVVPLNLTDAYGPTFNERECRSLHDIVRYVHEKAVLAMFRAGDEVMETAGTLLRRVELGVPFHVLAIDVGGGFRNGAASGGARGNTRGTALQAIPEDVASVPFAALCEGLTTPGLAWGPPDGGVPAGLLSRALLDGRGERPVGDFNYALVSRDYCNLNARVEYHFAMLDALCTDNPRENHIRFRFKGGGTGGARRARRIAFMREVLAGAGFFTAAVDDLLTASLAGEPAGVMRQRLVLLGRLLGYTRLLDAAMTDDETPALFARAFLSGRYDTKDARVLRDAAGLNAGHDATTGSGQK